The following is a genomic window from Catenulispora sp. MAP5-51.
CTAGGGCTCCTGTACGTAGCGCTCGTCATCGGCAGAGGACCCGACGGACCGGCCCGCCTGCCGTCCGCCGACGCGCCTCCCCCGCCGCCGCCGCTGATGCCGGACTACCGCTCCGCCGATCCGGACGATCCGTACGGCCAATACCATCGCTAACGAGTCCCGCGAGAAGGAGCCGCTGTGATCACTGCCATCGTCCTCATCAAGACCGACGTCGACGCCATCCCGGAGGTCGCCGAGAAGATCTCCCAGCTGCCCGGCGTCAGCGAGGTGTACTCGGTCACCGGGGAGTACGACCTGATCGCCATGGTCCGGGTCCGCGAGCACGAGCAGCTCGCCGACGTGATCCCGGGCGGTGTGAACAAGGTGGCCGGGGTCAGCCACACGGTCACGCACGTGTCGTTCCGGACCTACAGCGCGCTGGACCTCGAGGCGGCGTTCTCGTTGGGCCTGGACTGAGTCGGGCCTGGACTGACCCCTAAGGGAAACTCCCGACCAACACTGCGCGAACTCCCGGCAAACGCCGAGCCCCGCCCCCCGGATCGGGAGGCGGGGCTTGTGACGCCACGTCATTGTGTGAGTGCAGGTCGCACAGTGCGGGTCAGCGCACCGTGCTCCGGACGCCGTCCGGTCCAGCCGAGCCGTCAGGCGTCGGGGTCCTCGTCGATGAGGAAGCCGCGCATCGGCGAGGGCTGGGACGGGACCGGGGGCTGGCCCAGGCCGTTGCCCGAACCCATGAACGGCGGCTGCTGCCCGCCGCCCATCGGCGGGGCCGGCATCTGCGGCCGGATCGGCGCCATGGTCTGGGTCAGAGCCGCGGCGTTGGAGCCGTTGTTGCCGGCGGACTGGAAGGACCCGGAGTTGCCGGCGGACTGGTAGGACCCGGTGTTGCCGGCGCTCTGGTAGGACCCGGTGTTGCCGCCGCTCTGGAAGGAGCCGGTGGAGCCCATTCCGCCGCCGTTCATACCGGCACCGACCGGGGACGGCGCCGGCGACATGCCCGGGGGCAGCGAGGCCTGCATCGGCATCGGCGGGGCCGAGGGGGCCGGCGGCGGCGCGGACAGGCCGGTCGGGCTCAGCTGCGAACGCGAGCCCATCGAGGAGGCCATGTCGTCGCCGCCGGAGGCCTCGAGCTGGCGCATCTGGCCGTCCAGGTAGGACTTCAGGCGCTGGCGGTACTCGCGCTCGAAGGCGCGCAGGTCGTCGACCTTGCGCTCCAGGGCGGCGCGGGCGGTCTCCAGCGAGCCCATCGCCACGCGGTGCTTCTCCTGCGCGTCCCGCTCCAGGGCGTCGGCCTTGCCGCGGGCCTCGCGCTCCAGGCCGTCGGCCCGGCCGCGGGCCTCGCCGACGATCTTGTTGGCCTCGTTGCGGGCCTCGGCGATCGCCTGGTCGGCGGTCTGCTGGGCCAGGGCCAGCACGCGGGCGGCCGAGTCGCCGCCGGGGGCCTGGAACTGCGGCGCCTGCGGCACCGGGAGCGGCGCGGGCAGCGGAGCCGGAAGCGCCGGCTGCGGAGGCGCGGGCGCGGGTATCGGGGTCGGCTCCCGCCGCATCGGCACCGGGGCGGCCGCCGCGCTGGCCGCGGCCCGGGTCGCGGCGGCCAGCTTGGCCCGCAGCTCCTCGTTCTCGCGGATCAGGCGGGTCAGCTCAGCCTCGACCTCGTCGAGGAAGGCGTCCACCTCTTCCTCGTCGTAGCCCTCACGCAGGCGTACGGTCGTGAACTGCTTGTTGTGGACATCCTCGGGAGTCAACGGCATCTTTCATTCACCTCAGGCGTGGCGTGGTCGTCGGCATTCGCACAGACATTACCCGGTCACAGCGTAGCCGCGACCCGGATCAGCAGTAAGACGATGATCACGAGGATCATGAACGCCACGTCAAACCCCATCCCGCCGAGCCGCAACGGCGGGATGTACCG
Proteins encoded in this region:
- a CDS encoding DivIVA domain-containing protein, whose product is MPLTPEDVHNKQFTTVRLREGYDEEEVDAFLDEVEAELTRLIRENEELRAKLAAATRAAASAAAAPVPMRREPTPIPAPAPPQPALPAPLPAPLPVPQAPQFQAPGGDSAARVLALAQQTADQAIAEARNEANKIVGEARGRADGLEREARGKADALERDAQEKHRVAMGSLETARAALERKVDDLRAFEREYRQRLKSYLDGQMRQLEASGGDDMASSMGSRSQLSPTGLSAPPPAPSAPPMPMQASLPPGMSPAPSPVGAGMNGGGMGSTGSFQSGGNTGSYQSAGNTGSYQSAGNSGSFQSAGNNGSNAAALTQTMAPIRPQMPAPPMGGGQQPPFMGSGNGLGQPPVPSQPSPMRGFLIDEDPDA
- a CDS encoding Lrp/AsnC family transcriptional regulator, producing the protein MITAIVLIKTDVDAIPEVAEKISQLPGVSEVYSVTGEYDLIAMVRVREHEQLADVIPGGVNKVAGVSHTVTHVSFRTYSALDLEAAFSLGLD